In Candidatus Hydrogenedentota bacterium, a single genomic region encodes these proteins:
- a CDS encoding TIM barrel protein — protein sequence MAEIRVGNAPCSWGSLEFEGLGGQPLTCERMLDELAETGYCGTELGDWGFMPTAPAALKAALDARGVAMVGAFVPVRFADASAHAAGAETAVRVARLLAGAASPGHAPMIILADDNGSVPERVANAGRVTAALGLDDAGWGVFARGVEAAARAVRGATGLPVGFHHHCAGYVETPDEIGALLHRTSPELLGLVFDTGHYAFGAGDRDGGLTRAGLERFADRVTHMHYKDCAPDVAERAAAEGLDYFQSVGAGVFCELGRGCVDFPWTTRWLRARGYGGFITVEQDVLPGMGAPKESAQRNREYLRTLGL from the coding sequence ATGGCGGAGATTCGTGTCGGCAACGCCCCGTGCTCGTGGGGCAGTCTGGAGTTTGAGGGGCTGGGCGGCCAGCCGCTGACGTGCGAACGCATGCTGGACGAGCTGGCGGAGACGGGTTATTGCGGCACGGAGCTGGGCGACTGGGGCTTCATGCCCACGGCGCCCGCCGCGCTCAAGGCGGCGCTCGACGCGCGGGGCGTGGCCATGGTGGGCGCCTTTGTGCCGGTGCGCTTCGCCGACGCGTCCGCGCACGCGGCGGGGGCGGAGACGGCGGTCCGCGTGGCGCGGCTGCTGGCCGGGGCGGCGTCGCCGGGGCACGCGCCGATGATCATCCTCGCGGACGACAACGGCAGTGTGCCGGAGCGGGTGGCCAACGCCGGGCGTGTGACGGCGGCCTTGGGCCTGGACGACGCGGGCTGGGGTGTCTTCGCGCGGGGCGTCGAAGCTGCGGCGCGCGCCGTGCGCGGCGCGACGGGCCTGCCCGTCGGATTCCACCACCACTGCGCGGGGTATGTGGAGACGCCGGACGAGATAGGCGCGCTGCTGCACCGGACGAGTCCGGAACTGCTGGGGCTGGTCTTCGACACGGGGCATTACGCCTTCGGCGCGGGCGACCGGGACGGCGGCCTGACCCGCGCGGGGCTGGAGCGCTTCGCGGACCGCGTCACCCACATGCACTACAAGGACTGCGCGCCGGACGTGGCCGAACGGGCCGCCGCTGAAGGCTTGGACTACTTCCAGTCCGTCGGGGCGGGCGTGTTCTGCGAACTGGGCCGGGGCTGCGTGGATTTCCCCTGGACCACCCGGTGGCTGCGGGCGCGGGGGTACGGCGGGTTCATCACCGTGGAGCAGGACGTGCTGCCCGGCATGGGCGCGCCCAAGGAGAGCGCCCAGCGGAACCGGGAGTATTTGAGGACGCTGGGACTGTGA
- a CDS encoding HD-GYP domain-containing protein encodes MTGAGEKTAPVTGLIPLLNIARRKARLLPPKHPTVAGAIRALLDGLGEGLELQPSLTVSLLGGEIYLNGHLLAQESISHVDMVRDFEARRLTSIMFSRGLSFDELARFVVLTNMRPEEVAGRGGWQAIFGQENIQHVGTGLEAGPDSGGEKQGDGDPAAREAHQLCLNAVITFFSDVREGQTFDYHTFQHCVKMFTAVLMDDQQVFHNLSVMKDKNLYTFYHSVNVAILSLLIGFKLNLDPPVLEAVGAAAMLHDVGKMRIPPEILDKPGELSKDELAVMQTHSIEGARILMQMPETQGLPMVVAAQHHARHSLGGYPSFSGIGRLHLLTEIVAVADVYDALTSNRSYRAAMQPDQAMRIIAEGSGKHFHPTVVNLFAQLSGLYPIGTLVELDTGELAVVVRPNAKDLYRPDVRIISSRPGSHAYGMEVRLSEKNAGAGYDRSIVQAVDPAEYGLDTSFLLMGAFPNGQ; translated from the coding sequence ATGACCGGCGCGGGGGAAAAAACCGCCCCGGTCACGGGGCTGATACCCCTGCTGAACATCGCCCGCAGGAAGGCGCGGCTGCTGCCGCCAAAACACCCCACCGTGGCCGGCGCGATACGCGCGCTGCTGGACGGGCTCGGGGAGGGGCTGGAACTCCAGCCCTCCCTGACGGTCTCCCTTCTCGGCGGCGAGATATACCTCAACGGCCACCTGCTCGCCCAGGAAAGCATTTCGCATGTGGACATGGTCCGGGATTTCGAGGCGCGGCGGCTCACCAGCATCATGTTTTCACGCGGACTGTCGTTTGACGAGCTTGCCCGATTCGTGGTCCTGACAAACATGCGCCCGGAGGAGGTGGCGGGCCGGGGCGGATGGCAGGCCATATTCGGGCAGGAGAACATCCAGCATGTGGGCACCGGCCTCGAGGCGGGGCCTGATTCCGGGGGGGAAAAACAGGGGGACGGCGACCCGGCCGCACGGGAGGCGCACCAGCTTTGCCTGAACGCCGTCATCACGTTCTTCAGCGATGTCCGCGAGGGCCAAACCTTCGACTACCACACGTTCCAGCACTGCGTGAAAATGTTCACGGCGGTGCTCATGGACGACCAGCAGGTCTTCCACAACCTGAGCGTGATGAAGGACAAGAACCTGTACACGTTTTACCATTCCGTGAATGTGGCCATCCTCTCCCTGCTGATCGGGTTCAAGCTCAACCTTGACCCCCCAGTTCTGGAGGCCGTCGGCGCGGCGGCCATGCTGCACGATGTCGGAAAGATGCGGATACCCCCCGAGATTCTGGACAAGCCCGGAGAACTTTCCAAGGACGAGCTGGCCGTCATGCAGACCCACTCCATCGAGGGCGCCAGGATATTGATGCAAATGCCCGAAACGCAGGGGCTGCCGATGGTTGTGGCCGCGCAGCACCACGCACGCCACTCGCTCGGGGGCTATCCCAGTTTTTCGGGCATCGGCCGGCTCCACCTGCTCACGGAGATCGTGGCCGTCGCCGACGTGTACGACGCGCTCACTTCCAACCGCTCGTACCGGGCCGCCATGCAGCCGGACCAGGCCATGCGCATCATCGCCGAGGGAAGCGGAAAGCATTTCCATCCCACCGTGGTGAATCTGTTCGCCCAGTTGTCCGGGCTCTATCCCATCGGGACCCTGGTGGAACTGGACACGGGGGAACTGGCCGTGGTGGTCCGGCCGAATGCAAAGGACCTCTACAGGCCGGATGTCCGGATTATCTCAAGCAGGCCGGGCTCCCACGCCTACGGCATGGAGGTGCGGCTGTCGGAGAAAAATGCCGGGGCCGGATACGACCGCAGCATCGTCCAGGCCGTTGATCCGGCGGAATACGGCCTCGACACCTCTTTCCTGCTGATGGGCGCGTTTCCGAATGGCCAGTGA
- a CDS encoding addiction module protein — MSKVLDELEKLSVTERVQLVEDLWDSIARSNAEIPLSQWQKDELDRRKANHAQNPDSVRTWDDVKNDMLRPR; from the coding sequence ATGAGCAAAGTGCTTGATGAGCTTGAAAAATTGTCCGTGACGGAGCGGGTACAGTTGGTGGAGGACCTTTGGGACAGCATCGCCCGAAGCAATGCCGAGATACCCCTCTCCCAGTGGCAAAAAGACGAATTGGACCGCCGCAAAGCAAACCACGCGCAAAACCCCGATTCCGTCCGCACTTGGGACGATGTCAAGAACGACATGCTTCGGCCACGATGA
- a CDS encoding sulfatase yields MLADDLGWMDLGCYGSSFYETPNLDRLAREGVRFTEAYAACPVCSPTRLSIMTGKYPVRLAATDWFGAPQPEDAHKHPTGTKPLLPAPYEERMPLEEFTLAEAFREAGYRTFFAGKWHLGGGGYSPEDQGFDINKGGFDKGSPPSYFSPYKNPKLEDGPEGEHLPARLARDSVEFMARAGEDPFLLYLSFYSVHTPLQGRPDLVRKYEEKAARLKVAGPEFLPEGDRMARQVQNHAVFAAMVEAMDQAVGDVLDGLDRLGLAENTAVVFMSDNGGLSTSEGAPTSNVPLRAGKGWLYEGGVREPMLVKWPGHARPGAVCEQYVTSTDFYPTLLEMAGLPPRPEQHLDGVSFAPLLLGDAAPERGPVYWHYPHYGNQGAFPGAAVRLGDYKLIEFFEDNHAELYNLRRDLGEKKNLAEAMPEKAAELRALLHAWQKETGARFPAPNPNAGKPGR; encoded by the coding sequence ATGCTGGCGGACGACCTGGGCTGGATGGACCTGGGCTGCTATGGCAGCAGTTTTTACGAGACGCCGAACCTTGACCGGCTGGCGCGGGAGGGTGTCCGCTTCACGGAGGCCTACGCGGCCTGCCCCGTGTGCAGCCCCACGCGGCTGAGCATCATGACCGGGAAATACCCCGTGCGGCTGGCCGCCACGGACTGGTTCGGCGCGCCCCAGCCGGAGGACGCGCACAAGCACCCGACAGGCACGAAACCCCTGCTGCCCGCGCCCTACGAGGAGCGCATGCCCCTGGAGGAGTTCACCCTGGCGGAGGCCTTCCGGGAGGCGGGCTACCGCACCTTCTTCGCGGGCAAGTGGCATCTCGGCGGCGGGGGATACTCGCCCGAGGACCAGGGCTTTGACATCAACAAGGGCGGCTTCGACAAAGGCTCCCCGCCGTCGTATTTCTCGCCGTACAAGAACCCGAAACTTGAGGACGGCCCGGAGGGCGAGCACCTGCCCGCGCGGCTGGCGCGCGATTCCGTGGAGTTCATGGCGCGGGCCGGGGAGGACCCCTTCCTGCTGTACCTCTCCTTCTACTCCGTCCACACGCCCCTGCAGGGCCGCCCGGACCTGGTGAGGAAGTACGAGGAGAAGGCGGCGCGGCTCAAGGTGGCGGGGCCGGAGTTTCTTCCGGAGGGCGACCGGATGGCGCGGCAGGTGCAGAACCACGCCGTTTTCGCCGCCATGGTCGAGGCCATGGACCAGGCCGTGGGCGACGTGCTCGACGGGCTGGACCGCCTGGGCCTCGCGGAGAACACGGCCGTGGTCTTCATGTCCGACAACGGGGGCCTGTCCACCTCGGAGGGCGCGCCCACGAGCAATGTGCCCCTCCGGGCGGGCAAGGGCTGGCTCTACGAGGGCGGCGTCCGCGAGCCCATGCTGGTGAAATGGCCGGGACACGCGCGCCCCGGCGCGGTCTGCGAACAGTATGTCACCAGCACGGATTTCTATCCCACGCTGCTTGAGATGGCGGGGCTGCCGCCCCGTCCGGAACAGCACCTGGACGGCGTGAGTTTCGCCCCGCTCCTGCTTGGCGATGCCGCACCCGAACGCGGCCCCGTCTACTGGCACTACCCCCACTATGGGAACCAGGGCGCCTTCCCCGGCGCGGCGGTCCGCCTCGGCGACTACAAGCTCATCGAGTTCTTCGAGGACAACCACGCCGAGTTGTACAACCTGCGCAGGGACCTTGGCGAAAAGAAGAACCTGGCGGAGGCCATGCCGGAAAAGGCGGCGGAACTCCGCGCCCTTCTCCATGCCTGGCAAAAAGAGACGGGCGCGCGCTTCCCCGCCCCCAACCCCAACGCCGGGAAGCCTGGCCGATAA
- a CDS encoding TIGR01777 family protein, translating into MLIAVTGATGLIGSTLLPRLTEAGHKVRRLARTASPDGADADQLSYWNPAKGVLDKDALKGVDAVIHLAGESVAARRWTAPVKARIHDSRTHGTALLAQRMADMDRPPKVFVSASAVGYYGSRGGTPLTEQNGAGEGFLARVCRDWEAAATPAAEAGVRVVHPRIGMVLDPEGGALAKMLPPFRMGLGGVIGDGRAWMSWISLPDLVEVLLALAVQDRFTGPVNATAPEPVTNQDFTKTLAAVLRRPAFLPVPAPAVRLLFGEMGGALLLSSLRVLPEKLGNAGHRFGHATLEPALRDLLG; encoded by the coding sequence ATGCTCATCGCCGTCACCGGTGCGACAGGACTAATCGGTTCCACCCTCCTCCCCCGGCTCACCGAAGCCGGGCACAAAGTGCGCAGGCTGGCGCGCACGGCCAGTCCCGACGGCGCGGACGCGGACCAGCTCTCTTACTGGAACCCGGCAAAAGGCGTCCTCGACAAGGACGCCCTCAAGGGTGTGGACGCCGTCATCCACCTGGCGGGGGAGAGTGTGGCGGCGCGCCGCTGGACCGCCCCGGTGAAGGCCCGCATCCACGACAGCCGCACCCACGGCACGGCCCTGCTGGCCCAGCGCATGGCCGACATGGACCGCCCGCCCAAAGTTTTCGTATCGGCCTCGGCCGTCGGCTACTACGGCAGCCGGGGCGGCACGCCCCTCACGGAGCAAAACGGCGCGGGGGAGGGCTTTCTGGCCCGCGTCTGCCGGGACTGGGAGGCCGCCGCGACACCCGCCGCGGAGGCGGGGGTGCGGGTCGTCCATCCCCGCATCGGCATGGTGCTCGACCCGGAGGGCGGCGCGCTGGCGAAAATGCTGCCCCCCTTCCGCATGGGCCTGGGCGGCGTCATCGGCGACGGGCGCGCCTGGATGAGCTGGATTTCCCTGCCCGACCTGGTGGAGGTGCTGCTGGCCCTGGCCGTACAGGACCGCTTCACCGGGCCGGTCAACGCCACCGCGCCCGAACCGGTCACCAACCAGGATTTCACCAAGACCCTCGCCGCCGTGCTGCGCCGTCCGGCCTTCCTGCCCGTGCCCGCCCCCGCCGTGCGCCTGCTCTTCGGCGAGATGGGCGGCGCGCTGCTGCTCTCCAGCCTGCGGGTGCTGCCCGAAAAACTCGGCAACGCGGGCCATCGTTTCGGGCACGCCACCCTCGAACCCGCCCTGCGCGATCTGCTCGGCTGA
- a CDS encoding CoA-acylating methylmalonate-semialdehyde dehydrogenase, which yields MAGRLLNYVNGQWAESKAAEWLPVVNPGTGAHFADAPLSTGEEVDAAARAAQAAFQEWRRVPAPDRIQYLFTLKQLMEEHLDALARSCSEECGKTLNESLGELRRAIENVEVACGIPMMMQGRNNEDIARGIDEHMFRQPLGVTAMIAPFNFPAMIPFWYLPYALATGNCMIVKPSEKCPVTQQRVFELVDRLGLPPGVLQVVNGAKGTVDALLDHPAVRAVSMVGSTPAARAIYSRAAANGKRAQCQGGAKNPVLIMPDADMETAVRILADSAFGCAGQRCLALSVGITVGGAREAFRERFAEAARARRVGYGLDEGVETGAVISAESRARIEGLIGAAEAEGARVLVDGRGRTVPGYEGGSYVFPTVLDNVPPRGGTARTEIFGPVFSLMHAETLEEGIAMVNDRAYGNMACIFTASGAAARQFRTEAHAGNIGVNIGVAAPMAFFPFSGWADSFFGDLHGQAEHAVEFFTETKVVVERWPREWSRKF from the coding sequence GAACCCCGGCACGGGGGCGCATTTCGCGGACGCGCCCCTGTCCACGGGGGAGGAGGTGGACGCGGCGGCCCGTGCCGCGCAGGCGGCCTTCCAGGAGTGGCGGCGGGTGCCCGCGCCCGACCGCATCCAGTATCTCTTCACGCTGAAGCAGTTGATGGAGGAGCACCTGGACGCGCTGGCGCGGTCGTGCAGCGAGGAGTGCGGCAAGACGCTGAACGAGAGCCTGGGCGAGCTGCGCCGGGCCATCGAGAACGTGGAGGTGGCCTGCGGCATCCCGATGATGATGCAGGGGCGGAACAACGAGGACATCGCGCGGGGGATAGACGAGCACATGTTCCGCCAGCCCCTGGGCGTGACGGCGATGATCGCCCCGTTCAACTTTCCGGCCATGATCCCCTTCTGGTACCTGCCCTACGCGCTGGCGACGGGGAACTGCATGATAGTGAAGCCCAGCGAGAAGTGCCCCGTGACGCAGCAGCGGGTTTTCGAGCTGGTGGACCGGCTGGGGCTGCCGCCGGGCGTGCTGCAAGTGGTGAACGGGGCGAAGGGCACGGTGGACGCGCTGCTGGACCATCCGGCGGTGCGGGCGGTGAGCATGGTGGGGTCCACCCCGGCCGCGCGGGCCATCTATTCGCGGGCGGCGGCGAACGGCAAACGGGCGCAGTGCCAGGGCGGCGCGAAAAACCCCGTGCTGATCATGCCGGACGCGGACATGGAGACGGCGGTGCGGATTCTGGCGGACTCGGCCTTCGGCTGCGCGGGCCAGCGCTGCCTGGCGCTGTCCGTGGGGATCACCGTGGGCGGGGCGCGGGAGGCGTTCCGGGAGCGCTTCGCGGAGGCGGCCCGCGCGCGGCGCGTGGGCTACGGGCTGGACGAGGGGGTGGAGACGGGCGCGGTGATCAGCGCGGAGAGCAGGGCGCGGATCGAGGGGCTCATCGGCGCGGCGGAGGCGGAGGGCGCGCGGGTGCTGGTGGACGGGCGCGGGCGCACGGTGCCGGGGTATGAGGGGGGCAGTTACGTGTTCCCGACCGTGCTGGACAACGTGCCGCCGCGGGGCGGGACCGCGCGGACGGAGATATTCGGGCCCGTGTTCAGCCTGATGCACGCGGAGACGCTGGAGGAGGGCATTGCGATGGTGAACGACCGCGCCTACGGGAACATGGCGTGCATCTTCACGGCGAGCGGCGCCGCGGCGCGGCAGTTCCGCACGGAGGCGCACGCGGGGAACATCGGCGTGAACATCGGCGTGGCCGCGCCCATGGCGTTCTTCCCCTTCAGCGGGTGGGCGGACAGTTTCTTCGGCGACCTTCACGGCCAGGCCGAACACGCCGTCGAGTTTTTCACGGAGACCAAGGTGGTGGTGGAGCGCTGGCCCAGGGAGTGGAGCCGGAAATTTTGA
- a CDS encoding MFS transporter, whose translation MSRKIGAVELGRYPRKGFWSLIATQFQGAFNDNLFQFIIVYYLLSRFTTGAAGNGDGTVSFLGWRMAAEDFVPGLATFLFSMPFIIFPAVFGALSDRYSKGSVAQLTKYIEIGIMVLGGVAFWLGYPAFLWCVLFLMATQSAMFGPAKYGILPEMLPESRLSWGNGILQMGTIVAIIAGTGLAGPVYGLIKGAPYMASFLLVVLSVLGAATALMITRPPAANPAQRVPLNPAAPWSGMGRYMRVIFEDKVLLNVVIGYTYFWLAGALARQTILKYSMSVMQYGEARTSYLLAAVALGIGVGAVLAGYLSRGKIEQGFILIGALGMAFFGMFGALPVSFFENWLFPAVGAVFSPLLGGLLGGFIGSVGAYYLMLMVCVFCLGLFAGMFDVPLAATLQQRAPKEMKGGVIAATNMLTFVGMAFAALLFVALGMIGMTPLHIFMTIGVVSIAMGLYIAWKIPLLALRAVLWPLDGTLFRLLVSGRNHVPERGGVLLVADHDSVIDTFPMQMSTDREICFVVGADALETPWVRRISHFLHLIPVDGTSESGLADGAARIKKALAEGWVVCVSRERRLCRDGLEAPWFRDYETLAAESGAPVIPVSVTRLWERVYVFRDRKIQWRWWGRLRYPVQVRFGAPAPKGLPAWRVRRAVEHTGMEAYMERPYEFRVVQHGFVRMARRHLRRMAIADAMTGSLSYFKTLVGSIVFARKLKAILGKEEMVGLLVPPTVGGALANIAVQMLGKAPVNLNYTAPSETIASCARRCGITHTLTSRKFLERLPLEVPGIPVYLEDIRETVTGKDRIAGMLLALLAPVHLLDRILGAPRRRDTDLATIIFSSGSEGEPKGVMLSHRNVMTIIESAQEIFPHNWNSCVVGFLPLFHSFGYTVCLWTPLVVGIRAVYHPNPLEPKAIGGLIQKYGGSIMVGTSTFLQGFIRRCEAEQLRSLDYVVCGAEKLPERVRLAFNEKFGMEPVEGYGTTECAPGVSVNIPDCESPGFFIAGLKHGTIGRPMTGQTVRVVDPDTGGDLGVNEPGLLLVTGPNIMQGYLDDPVKTAAVLHDGWYATGDIAAVDEEGFISITDRLARFSKIGGEMVPHTRVEESLHGLLGLTEQSLVVASVPDTAKGERLVVLHILDDAQLDELLRRLDASDMPNLWRPKASAFYRIEAIPVLGTGKMDIKQAKKLAQALDIGD comes from the coding sequence ATGAGCAGGAAAATCGGCGCTGTGGAGCTTGGCCGGTACCCCCGAAAGGGTTTCTGGTCGCTGATTGCCACCCAGTTCCAGGGGGCCTTCAACGACAACCTGTTCCAGTTCATCATCGTCTACTACCTGTTGTCGCGGTTCACCACCGGGGCGGCGGGGAACGGCGACGGCACGGTGAGTTTCCTGGGCTGGCGCATGGCGGCGGAGGACTTTGTGCCCGGCCTGGCCACGTTCCTCTTCTCCATGCCGTTCATCATCTTCCCCGCCGTGTTCGGGGCCCTGTCGGACCGGTACAGCAAGGGGTCCGTGGCCCAGCTCACCAAATACATCGAAATCGGGATCATGGTCCTCGGCGGTGTGGCCTTCTGGCTGGGCTACCCCGCGTTCCTGTGGTGCGTGCTCTTCCTCATGGCCACACAGAGCGCCATGTTCGGCCCGGCCAAATACGGCATCCTGCCGGAGATGCTGCCGGAGTCGCGGCTCTCCTGGGGCAACGGCATCCTGCAGATGGGCACCATCGTGGCCATCATCGCGGGCACGGGCCTGGCGGGGCCGGTCTACGGCCTCATCAAGGGCGCGCCGTACATGGCCTCCTTCCTGCTCGTCGTGCTGTCCGTGCTGGGCGCGGCCACGGCGCTGATGATCACACGGCCCCCCGCCGCGAACCCCGCGCAGCGGGTCCCCCTGAACCCCGCCGCGCCGTGGTCGGGCATGGGCCGGTACATGCGCGTCATCTTCGAGGACAAGGTGCTGCTGAACGTGGTCATCGGCTACACCTACTTCTGGCTTGCGGGCGCGCTGGCGCGCCAGACCATCCTCAAGTATTCCATGTCCGTGATGCAGTACGGCGAGGCGCGCACCAGTTACCTGCTGGCCGCGGTGGCCCTGGGCATCGGCGTGGGCGCCGTGCTGGCCGGCTACCTGTCGCGCGGAAAAATCGAGCAGGGCTTCATCCTCATCGGCGCCCTGGGCATGGCCTTCTTCGGCATGTTCGGCGCGCTGCCCGTCTCCTTCTTCGAGAACTGGCTCTTCCCCGCCGTCGGCGCGGTGTTTTCCCCGCTGCTGGGCGGGCTGCTGGGCGGTTTCATCGGCTCCGTCGGCGCCTATTACCTGATGCTGATGGTCTGCGTCTTCTGCCTGGGCCTTTTCGCGGGCATGTTTGACGTGCCCCTGGCCGCCACGCTCCAGCAGCGCGCCCCGAAGGAAATGAAGGGCGGGGTCATCGCCGCGACGAACATGCTCACTTTTGTCGGAATGGCCTTCGCCGCGCTGTTGTTTGTGGCATTGGGTATGATTGGCATGACTCCCCTTCACATTTTCATGACCATCGGCGTTGTTTCCATCGCGATGGGCCTGTACATTGCCTGGAAAATACCCCTGCTCGCGCTGCGCGCGGTCCTCTGGCCGCTGGACGGCACCCTTTTCCGGCTGCTGGTTTCAGGGAGGAACCATGTCCCCGAGCGGGGCGGCGTGCTGCTTGTGGCCGACCATGACTCCGTCATAGACACCTTCCCCATGCAGATGTCCACGGACCGCGAGATTTGCTTCGTCGTCGGCGCGGACGCGCTGGAGACGCCCTGGGTCCGGCGCATTTCCCATTTCCTCCACCTGATACCGGTGGACGGCACCAGCGAGTCCGGGCTCGCCGACGGCGCGGCCCGGATTAAGAAGGCCCTCGCGGAGGGCTGGGTGGTATGCGTGAGCCGCGAACGGCGGCTCTGCCGGGACGGGCTGGAGGCGCCGTGGTTCAGGGACTATGAGACCCTGGCCGCGGAAAGCGGCGCGCCCGTGATTCCCGTGTCCGTGACGCGGCTCTGGGAGCGGGTGTACGTGTTCCGGGACAGGAAAATCCAATGGCGCTGGTGGGGACGGCTGCGCTACCCCGTGCAGGTGCGATTCGGCGCGCCCGCGCCGAAGGGACTGCCCGCGTGGCGCGTGCGCCGCGCGGTCGAGCACACGGGCATGGAGGCGTACATGGAGCGCCCCTACGAGTTCCGGGTGGTCCAGCACGGCTTTGTGCGGATGGCCCGCCGCCACCTCCGCCGCATGGCCATCGCCGACGCGATGACGGGGTCCCTGTCGTATTTCAAGACCCTCGTGGGCTCGATAGTCTTCGCGCGCAAGCTGAAGGCCATCCTCGGGAAGGAGGAGATGGTCGGGCTGCTGGTGCCGCCCACGGTCGGCGGCGCCCTGGCGAACATCGCCGTGCAGATGCTGGGCAAGGCGCCGGTGAACCTGAACTACACCGCACCGTCGGAGACCATCGCCTCCTGCGCGCGCCGCTGCGGGATCACCCACACCCTGACCTCGCGGAAGTTCCTCGAGCGGCTGCCGCTCGAAGTGCCGGGGATTCCGGTGTACCTGGAGGACATCCGGGAAACGGTGACGGGGAAGGACCGAATTGCGGGGATGCTGCTGGCCCTGCTGGCGCCGGTGCACCTGCTGGACCGGATTCTGGGCGCGCCGCGCCGCCGGGACACGGACCTGGCCACGATCATCTTCTCGAGCGGGAGCGAGGGCGAGCCGAAGGGGGTGATGCTCAGCCACCGGAACGTGATGACCATCATCGAGTCGGCCCAGGAGATTTTCCCGCACAACTGGAACTCCTGCGTGGTGGGCTTCCTGCCGCTCTTCCACTCCTTCGGCTACACTGTCTGCCTGTGGACCCCCCTCGTCGTGGGCATCCGCGCGGTGTACCATCCGAACCCCCTCGAGCCCAAGGCCATCGGCGGGCTGATTCAGAAGTACGGCGGCTCCATCATGGTCGGCACCTCCACCTTCCTGCAGGGATTCATCCGACGCTGCGAGGCGGAGCAGCTCCGGAGTCTGGACTATGTGGTCTGCGGGGCCGAGAAGCTGCCCGAGCGGGTGCGCCTGGCCTTCAACGAGAAATTCGGCATGGAGCCCGTCGAGGGCTACGGCACCACCGAATGCGCCCCCGGCGTGTCCGTGAACATTCCGGACTGCGAGTCGCCGGGCTTCTTCATCGCCGGCCTCAAGCACGGCACCATCGGCCGGCCGATGACGGGCCAGACGGTGCGCGTGGTGGACCCCGACACCGGCGGGGATCTGGGCGTGAACGAGCCCGGCCTGCTGCTGGTGACGGGGCCGAACATCATGCAGGGCTACCTCGACGACCCGGTGAAGACCGCCGCCGTGCTGCACGACGGCTGGTACGCGACCGGGGACATCGCCGCCGTGGACGAGGAGGGCTTCATCTCCATCACGGACCGGCTGGCCCGCTTCAGCAAGATAGGCGGCGAGATGGTGCCGCACACCCGGGTCGAGGAAAGCCTCCACGGCCTGCTGGGCCTCACCGAGCAGTCCCTGGTGGTGGCCAGCGTGCCGGACACGGCCAAGGGCGAGCGGCTGGTGGTGCTCCACATCCTGGACGACGCCCAGCTCGACGAGCTGCTCCGGCGGCTGGACGCCTCGGACATGCCGAACCTGTGGCGGCCCAAGGCCAGCGCCTTCTACCGCATAGAAGCCATCCCCGTGCTCGGCACGGGCAAGATGGACATCAAGCAGGCGAAAAAACTCGCCCAGGCCCTGGACATCGGGGACTGA
- a CDS encoding MarR family transcriptional regulator, which translates to MSLNKELELDRPLEDVRHELILNIVRTANLIAVKGGNLFRQHDLTEAQFNVLFALKYKEHDWTQSDLGKRLVVTRASITSVLDKLESKGLVRRVAVPGNRRIYHVALTERGMALVNAVEPVYRREVHAACAMLDEGQCRALIGQLERIRDGVDSLDDLNDLD; encoded by the coding sequence ATGTCACTGAACAAGGAACTGGAACTGGACCGGCCCCTTGAGGATGTCCGCCACGAGCTGATCCTGAACATTGTTCGGACGGCGAACCTCATCGCGGTGAAGGGGGGCAATCTTTTCCGTCAGCATGATTTGACGGAGGCGCAGTTCAACGTGCTCTTCGCCCTGAAGTACAAGGAGCACGACTGGACCCAGTCGGACCTGGGCAAGCGCCTCGTGGTCACCCGCGCGAGCATCACGTCCGTGCTGGACAAGCTCGAGTCGAAGGGGCTGGTCCGGCGCGTCGCGGTGCCGGGGAACCGGCGTATTTACCATGTGGCGCTGACCGAGCGGGGCATGGCGCTGGTGAACGCCGTCGAGCCGGTGTACCGGCGCGAGGTGCACGCGGCCTGCGCCATGCTGGACGAGGGGCAGTGCCGGGCGCTGATTGGGCAGTTGGAGCGGATTCGGGACGGGGTGGACAGTCTGGACGACCTAAACGATCTGGACTAA